One segment of Setaria viridis chromosome 4, Setaria_viridis_v4.0, whole genome shotgun sequence DNA contains the following:
- the LOC117854146 gene encoding uncharacterized protein: MAASPVVLRSRVLARAVSSSLRRSILGAHPHPPSSPLAASSRPSVVHRLPSVCGGLLTVMPLHSAVASTRLRSAISPESQSWGVVPQGNSMPL, from the exons ATGGCGGCCTCGCCCGTGGTCCTCCGATCTAGGGTTTTAGCCCGCGCCGTCTCCTCCTCGCTCCGCCGCAGCATCCTCGGCGCCCACCCCCACCCTCCTTCCTCGCCCCTCGCCGCCTCTTCCCGCCCGTCCGTGGTCCACAG GTTACCCTCTGTGTGCGGGGGTTTGCTCACTGTGATGCCGCTGCACAGCGCCGTCGCCTCAACGCGCCTCCGGTCTGCGATTTCTCCCGAGTCCCAGAGCTGGGGCGTCGTCCCCCAAG GAAACTCGATGCCTTTATGA